In one Macaca fascicularis isolate 582-1 chromosome 6, T2T-MFA8v1.1 genomic region, the following are encoded:
- the SH3TC2 gene encoding SH3 domain and tetratricopeptide repeat-containing protein 2 isoform X5, translating into MDLSTDQEEEAENFTPILAFLDHEGYADHFKSLYDFSFSFLTSSFYSFSEEDEFVAYLEASRKWAKKSHMTWAHARLCFLLGRLSVRKVKLSQARVYFEEAIHILNGAFEDLCLVAALYINLAAIYLKQRLRHKGSTLLEKAGALLACLPDRESSAKHELDVVAYVLRQGIVVGSSPLEARACFLAIRLLLSLGRHEEVLPFAERLQLLSGHPPASEAVAGVLSFLYDKKYLPHLAVASVQQHGIQSAQGMSLPIWQVHLVLQNTTKLLGVPSPGWGEVSALACPMLRQALAACEELADRSTQRALCLILSKVYLQHRSPDGAIHYLSQALVLGQLLGEQESFESSLCLAWAYLLASQAKKALDVLEPLLGSLRETESLTQRGVVYNLLGLALQGEGRVNRAAKSYLRALNRAQEVGDVRNQAVAMANLGHLSLKSWAQHPARNYLLQTVRLYCELQASKETDMELVQVFLWLAQVLVSGHQLTHGLLCYETALLFGLRHRHLKSQLQATKSLCHFYSSVSPNPEACITYHEHWLALAQQLRDREMEGRLLESLGQLYRNLNTARSLRRSLTCIKESLRIFIDLGERDKAAEAWLGAGRLHYLMQEDELVELYLQAAIQTALKSEEPLLALKLYEEAGDVFFNGTRHRHHAVEYYRAGAVPLARRLKAVRTELRIFNKLTELQISLDGYEKALEFATLAARLSTVTGDRRQELVAFHRLATVYYSLHMYEMAEDCYLKTLSLCPPWLQSPKEALYYAKVYYRLGRLTFCQLKDAHDATEYFLLALAAAVLLGDDELQDTIRSRLDNICQSPLWHSSPSGCSSERARWLSGGGLAL; encoded by the exons TGGAGGCATCAAGAAAGTGGGCCAAGAAGAGCCACATGACCTGGGCCCATGCCCGGCTCTGCTTCCTCCTGGGCCGGCTGAGCGTCAGGAAGGTCAAACTCTCTCAGGCCAGGGTGTACTTTGAGGAGGCCATCCACATTCTCAATGGAGCATTTGAGGACCTATGCTTGGTGGCCGCTCTGTACATCAATTTGGCTGCCATCTACCTGAAGCAGAGGCTGAGACATAAAGGCTCCACCCTGTTGGAAAAGGCAGGTGCCCTGCTGGCCTGCCTGCCTGACCGTGAGTCTAGTGCCAAGCATGAACTTGACGTGGTGGCCTATGTGCTGCGCCAGGGGATCGTGGTGGGCAGCAGCCCGCTGGAGGCCAGGGCCTGCTTTCTGGCCATCCGCTTGCTCCTGAGCCTAGGCCGGCACGAGGAAGTCCTGCCCTTCGCCGAGCGCCTGCAGCTCCTCTCTGGACACCCTCCTGCCTCTGAGGCTGTGGCTGGTGTTCTGAGTTTTCTGTATGACAAGAAATATCTTCCACACCTTGCAGTGGCCTCCGTCCAGCAACATGGTATCCAGAGTGCCCAAGGGATGTCTCTTCCTATTTGGCAGGTCCACCTGGTCCTCCAGAACACAACCAAGCTCCTTGGCGTTccctccccaggctggggtgaagtTTCTGCCTTGGCCTGCCCAATGCTCAGACAGGCCCTGGCTGCCTGTGAGGAACTAGCAGACCGGAGCACGCAGAGGGCCCTGTGTCTCATCCTTTCCAAAGTGTACCTCCAGCACAGGTCTCCTGATGGTGCCATCCACTACCTGAGCCAGGCCTTGGTGCTAGGGCAGCTGCTCGGTGAGCAGGAATCCTTTGAGTCTTCTCTCTGCCTGGCGTGGGCCTATCTCTTAGCCAGCCAGGCCAAGAAGGCTTTGGATGTGCTTGAGCCACTGCTAGGCTCCCTGAGGGAGACAGAGAGTCTCACTCAAAGGGGAGTCGTCTATAATCTCCTGGGACTTGCACTCCAAGGTGAAGGCCGGGTGAACAGGGCAGCCAAGAGCTATCTTCGGGCCTTGAACagagcccaggaggtgggagaTGTGCGTAACCAGGCAGTGGCTATGGCCAATCTTGGCCACCTGAGCCTTAAGTCCTGGGCTCAGCATCCAGCCAGAAACTATCTCCTGCAGACAGTACGACTCTACTGTGAACTTCAGGCCAGTAAGGAGACAGACATGGAATTAGTACAGGTGTTTCTCTGGTTGGCCCAAGTTCTGGTGTCTGGACACCAGCTGACCCACGGCCTTCTTTGTTATGAAACGGCATTGCTGTTTGGCTTAAGGCATCGACACCTAAAGA GTCAGCTTCAGGCCACCAAATCCCTCTGCCATTTCTAcagctctgtgtccccaaatCCTGAGGCATGTATCACCTACCACGAGCACTGGCTGGCCCTGGCTCAGCAACTCAGGGACCGGGAGATGGAAGGGAGGCTGCTGGAGTCCCTAGGGCAGCTTTATCGGAACCTCAACACCGCCAG GTCTCTCAGGAGGTCACTCACATGCATCAAGGAGAGCCTGCGTATCTTCATTGACCTGGGGGAGAGAGACAAGGCTGCTGAGGCCTGGCTTGGGGCGGGGCGACTCCACTACCTCATGCAGGAAGACGAGCTGGTGGAGCTGTACCTGCAG GCAGCCATCCAGACAGCCCTGAAGTCAGAGGAGCCTTTGCTGGCTCTCAAACTTTATGAAGAAGCAGGTGATGTGTTCTTCAATGGGACCCGCCACAGGCATCATGCAGTAGAGTACTACAGA gctggagctgttcctttaGCAAGGAGGTTGAAGGCGGTGAGAACTGAGCTCCGGATTTTCAACAAGCTGACAGAGCTGCAGATCAGCCTCGACGGCTATGAGAAGGCTTTGGAATTTGCCACCCTGGCCGCCAGGCTCAGCACAGTCACAG GAGATCGGAGGCAGGAGCTGGTGGCCTTTCACCGCCTGGCTACAGTGTACTACTCCCTGCACATGTATGAGATGGCTGAGGACTGCTACCTGAAGACCCTGTCCCTCTGTCCACCCTGGCTACAGAGTCCCAAGGAGGCCCTGTACTATGCCAAGGTGTATTATCGCCTGGGCCGACTCACCTTCTGCCAGCTGAAG GATGCCCATGATGCCACTGAGTACTTCCTGCTGGCCCTGGCAGCAGCGGTCCTGCTGGGTGACGACGAGCTTCAGGACACCATTAGGAGCAGGCTGGACAACATCTGCCAGAGCCCCCTGTGGCACAGCAGCCCCTCTGGGTGCTCCTCAGAGAGGGCACGGTGGCTGAGTGGTGGTGGCCTGGCCCTCTGA